In a single window of the Prinia subflava isolate CZ2003 ecotype Zambia chromosome 3, Cam_Psub_1.2, whole genome shotgun sequence genome:
- the USF3 gene encoding basic helix-loop-helix domain-containing protein USF3 isoform X2 yields the protein MPEMTENETPTKKQHRKKNRETHNAVERHRKKKINAGINRIGELIPCSPALKQSKNMILDQAFKYITEMKRQNDELLLNGGNNEQAEEIKKLRKQLDELQKENGRYIELLKANDICLYDDPTIHWKGNLKNAKVSVVIPSDQVQKNIIVYSNGTQPNGNNQGASVQGITFNVGHNLQKQTANVVPVQRTCNLVTPVTIAGIYPTENKPWSQPTVSPLASAQTAPAGNVLELTTTENERGVPTAAPASSQSTPRPAAEQELQCSSNNASQNEQNPPKSKNNEEGAKSTKKTLPQGTSLPSSASVETSQVQQVNATCSNTQNSRSDLQESCAISTTDTACVPPERLSAAESCSSANVLKSTDVVSSAGTPATSAAEGVKAVTAISTLAASPLENCWSFSGSSGVGTSELKNMSSLTRMPSAGNTQTTWTTLQLAGNTVQPLSQTPSGIMTALLNEPVNGAGTVSSAHSRPLTTSISLHASLPGDGQAAEQIVVTLPSCPPVPIQPLISQPQVKAQAAGSILPLNSAMQVIQMAQPVASAVTGAPANQNVIILQPPNPAPCPPIVRAEVPSQNVSQQIVIIQAANQNPLPLLSAQPSASVRVPVNGPTAVTNSSGSMQNASLPQTFGGKHLVHILPRPSSLPSSSSTQTFSVTMSSQQHPQTISLNGQLFALQPVMSSSGASNQAPMQIIQPTTSEDPNTNVALNTFGALANLNQSISQMAGQSCLHLSLSHPTNPATVNNQIATVNCVSLPTSVASSVPAEVSVLTSASNSINASPQKAAAGLPSGAKSKRTNKKPSTKKHQAVNNKVSCPAVPCKDAGKVDCAPAEAVAKPSNGEGLPENAPAASQAVTTSQAGGTAAPGGVSISDSPSKETASSKQAVKTPSAPELSSAEVPASSPLQSVVSEQLLLAPPPAKDAAPRQQAQGSQSHPPTASVLSGSPKPCEPPNTLTSSRKEGQVTHLQVANGASAVQSNTAGHTSKAGMISESCNIAQDSSVVMQDADLLEGQGLTKMLSDLTKERTAVEKNSSFTVQGEHSNFPMENSKSAESNVDLPEKQELLLMNTESDTLSQSHSCISDQEVVSASLITSRQADSPMSTSSGSSRGFSVASMLPDSTREDVTSSTSTSTCNSCTFSEQTDIVALAARAIFDQESLEKGGGGIQVNTRDVISKSEVAPLEREQQPFKPQSVKENNTGPLEAAPNKFSARETVQTNVDRQAEKPSCSVGGVETSNTPLQISTSQTPSITSLSVNNLIHQSRIVHPLVSCSGLSQSSEPASVPATVSLSLPSSTYINPSPGPVLMSEYSQEQLNAIRASTMQAPQLQESHLKQQNHEGRKDSAKRAVQDDLLLSTAKRQKQCQTAPIRLEGMALMNRTPEGIADQTQMLVGQIPPNSSNSVAPVSNQGHADGLNRLFPPNSNFVTPALRQTEVQCGSQPPLSEQPGQAGQHLQPIQHVPGQGISHLHSNHPYLKQQQAGQLRDRHHLYQLQHHVTHGENSVHSQPHSVHQQRTIQQEVQMQKKRNLIQGTQATQLSLQQKHHGSDQTRQKGGQPHPHHQQMQQQMQQHFGASQPEKNCENPATSRNHHNHPQSHINQDIMHQQQQDVGSRQQGSTSEHVSGHNQMQRLMTSRGLEQQMVSQASIVTRPSDMTCTPHRQERNRVSSYSAEALIGKTPSNSEQRIGISLQGPRVSDQLEMRSYLDVSRSKGLAIHNMQGRLSVDHTVGSDVQRLSDCQTFKPSGPNQQPTGNFDVQASRNSEIGNSVSSLRGMQSQAFRIGQNAAPSIERQKRLPYQPLQGIPTGNTLPSRENENTCHQSFMQSLLAPHLGDQVSGSQRSIPEHQRNTQCGASSTIEYNCPPARESVHIRRDGDGQSRESCDMSIGAINTRNTSLTIPFSSSSSSGDIQGRNTSPNISVQKSNPMRMSDSHGTKNHMNTPVSSNMHGVVRPTHPHPAVSHGNGEQGQPSVRQPNSSVTQRSRHPLQDNGGSKIRQPERNRSGNQRHGNVFDPSLPHLPLSTSGSMILGRQQSTIEKRGSIVRFMSDGPQVSNDNAAPDQHTLSQNFGFPFIPEGGMNPPINANASFIPPVTQPSATRTPALIPVDPQNTLPSFYPPYSPAHPTLSNDISIPYFPNQMFPNPSAEKPSSGGLNNRFGSILSPPRPVGFAQPSFPLLPDMPPMHMTNTSHLSNFNLTSLFPEIATALPPDGSAMSPLLSIANTSASDSSKQPSNRPAHNISHILGHDCSSAV from the exons aaagaaaaaccgGGAGACACATAATGCAG TGGAGAGACATCGAAAGAAGAAGATTAATGCTGGGATAAACAGAATTGGAGAACTtattccctgctctccagcactTAAGCAG agCAAGAACATGATCCTGGATCAGGCTTTTAAGTATataacagaaatgaaaagacaGAATGATGAGCTTCTGTTAAATGGAGGGAACAACGAGCAGG CTGAAGAGATAAAAAAACTCCGGAAACAGCTGGACGAACTGCAAAAGGAAAACGGGAGATACATCGAGCTACTGAAAGCAAATGACATTTGCTTGTATGATGACCCTACAATCCACTGGAAAGGAAACCTCAAAAACGCCAAGGTCTCAGTTGTTATTCCCAGTGATCAGGTTCAAAAGAACATCATTGTCTATTCAAATGGGACTCAACCCAATGGAAATAACCAGGGAGCATCTGTGCAGGGAATAACATTTAATGTTGGTCATAatttacaaaagcaaacagcCAATGTTGTGCCAGTTCAGAGAACTTGCAACCTAGTGACTCCTGTGACTATTGCTGGTATTTATCCCACAGAAAATAAGCCATGGTCACAACCTACAGTTTCTCCACTGGCATCCGCACAGACGGCTCCAGCAGGGAACGTTCTGGAGCTCACCACCACGGAGAACGAGCGAGGTGTGCCCAccgctgctcctgccagctcacAGAGCACACCTCGACCTGCAGCAGAACAGGAACTACAGTGCTCTTCAAATAATGCATCTCAGAATGAGCAAAATCCACCCAAAAGTAAAAACAATGAGGAGGGCGCCAAATCAACAAAGAAAACACTCCCACAGGGAACCAGCCTTCCTTCCAGTGCCTCTGTGGAAACCTCCCAAGTTCAACAGGTGAATGCGACTTGCTCAAACACACAGAATTCCAGGAGTGacctccaggagagctgtgccATTTCAACCACAGACACAGCTTGTGTGCCACCTGAGAGACTgtctgctgcagagagctgctcttCTGCAAATGTGCTCAAAAGTACGGACGTggtcagcagtgctgggacgCCTGCGACGTCTGCAGCAGAAGGAGTTAAGGCTGTGACAGCAATAAGCACTCTGGCTGCCAGTCCCCTGGAGAACTGCTGGTCTTTTTCAGGCTCTTCAGGTGTTGGCACTTCAGAGTTGAAAAACATGAGTAGCCTTACCCGGATGCCTTCAGCTGGGAACACACAGACCACGTGGACGACTTTGCAGCTGGCAGGAAACACTGTTCAGCCGCTGAGCCAGACACCCTCTGGGATAATGACTGCCCTCCTCAACGAGCCAGTCAATGGTGCTGGGACTGTGTCTTCTGCCCACAGCAGGCCTTTGACTACAAGTATCAGTTTGCATGCTTCTCTGCCTGGGGATGGCCAGGCAGCTGAACAGATTGTAGTTACCTTGCCCTCGTGCCCACCTGTACCTATACAGCCTTTAATCAGCCAGCCACAGGTTAAagctcaggctgcaggaagTATCCTTCCATTAAACTCAGCTATGCAGGTGATTCAGATGGCTCAGCCAGTTGCCTCAGCTGTGACAGGAGCACCAGCTAACCAGAATGTCATCATTCTCCAGCCTCCAaaccctgctccctgcccacccaTTGTGAGAGCAGAAGTTCCCAGCCAAAATGTTAGTCAGCAAATTGTAATTATACAAGCTGCAAATCAGaatcctcttcctctcctctctgctcagccTTCTGCTTCTGTAAGAGTTCCCGTGAATGGGCCGACTGCAGTCACCAACTCCAGCGGCTCCATGCAAAATGCCTCTCTTCCACAGACTTTTGGAGGGAAACACCTTGTCCATATATTACCAAGGCCATCTTCTTTGCCATCTTCTAGCTCTACACAGACATTTTCAGTGACCATGTCCAGTCAACAGCACCCTCAGACTATCTCATTAAATGGGCAGCTTTTTGCATTGCAGCCTGTGATGTCTTCATCTGGAGCTTCAAACCAAGCCCCTATGCAAATTATTCAGCCCACCACCAGCGAAGATCCAAATACCAATGTTGCCCTCAATACGTTTGGTGCTTTAGCTAACCTCAATCAAAGCATATCGCAAATGGCTGGACAGAGCTGCTTGCACTTGTCTCTCAGCCACCCCACCAATCCTGCAACTGTCAATAACCAGATTGCCACAGTCAACTGCGTGTCATTGCCAACTTCTGTGGCATCTTCAGTGCCTGCAGAGGTTTCGGTATTAACCAGTGCATCTAATTCCATAAATGCTTCCCCACAAAAAGCGGCTGCTGGCTTGCCATCCGGTGCAAAATCAAAAAggacaaacaaaaagccaagcACAAAGAAACACCAAGCAGTCAATAATAAAGTGTCCTGCCCAGCAGTTCCCTGCAAAGATGCAGGGAAGGTGGACTGTGCTCCTGCAGAAGCAGTGGCAAAGCCTTCAAATGGCGAAGGGCTGCCGGAAAACGCCCCAGCAGCGTCACAGGCTGTCACCACATCGCAGGCGGGCGGCACGGCTGCACCGGGCGGGGTCAGCATTTCTGACTCTCCTTCCAAAGAGACTGCGAGCTCCAAACAGGCAGTGAAAACCCCctctgctccagagctgagctCGGCAGAGGTGCCTGCTTCCTCACCGCTGCAGTCTGTAGtgtcagagcagctgctgctcgcTCCACCACCAGCCAAAGATGCTGCCCCTCGCCAGCAGGCCCAGGGATCTCAGAGCCACCCACCGACTGCCTCTGTCTTGTCAGGGTCTCCCAAACCCTGCGAACCCCCCAACACCTTAACATCCTCCCGTAAAGAAGGACAGGTGACACATTTGCAGGTTGCAAATGGGGCTTCAGCAGTACAGAGCAACACAGCAGGTCATACTTCCAAGGCAGGAATGATTTCAGAGTCCTGCAACATTGCGCAGGATTCCTCAGTGGTAATGCAAGATGCAGACTTGTTAGAAGGACAGGGTCTAACAAAAATGCTGTCTGATCTCACAAAGGAAAGaacagctgtggaaaaaaactcTTCATTTACTGTTCAGGGGGAGCATTCTAATTTTCCTATGGAAAACTCTAAATCAGCAGAATCAAATGTTGATTTGCCTGAGAAGCAGGAACTCTTGCTGATGAATACGGAAAGTGACACTCTCTCCCAGTCTCACTCCTGCATCTCTGATCAGGAAGTAGTCAGTGCTTCCCTTATCACTAGCAGGCAGGCAGACTCCCCCATGTCaaccagctctggcagcagtcGAGGCTTCTCAGTGGCATCTATGTTGCCAGATTCCACCAGAGAAGACGTCACAAGCAGCACCTCAACCAGTACCTGTAACAGCTGCACATTTTCAGAACAGACTGACATTGTAGCTCTTGCAGCGAGAGCTATTTTTGACCAGGAAAGCCTTGAGAAAGGTGGAGGGGGAATTCAGGTTAACACGAGGGATGTCATCTCTAAGTCTGAGGTTGCACCTTTGGAGAGAGAGCAACAGCCTTTTAAACCTCAgtcagtgaaagaaaacaacacaggGCCTCTGGAAGCAGCACCGAACAAATTCAGTGCTCGTGAAACAGTACAGACAAATGTCGACAGGCAGGCTGAGAAGCCAAGTTGCTCTGTAGGAGGTGTGGAAACATCAAACACTCCTTTGCAGATTTCCACTTCCCAGACACCCAGCATAACCAGTCTAAGTGTGAATAATCTGATACACCAGAGCCGCATTGTCCATCCCCTGGTGAGTTGCTCGGGTTTATCCCAGTCTTCAGAGCCTGCAAGTGTCCCTGCAACTGTGAGCCTCTCCCTTCCATCTAGCACATACATCAATCCGTCTCCAGGACCTGTTCTGATGAGTGAATATTCTCAGGAACAACTGAATGCTATCAGGGCAAGCACCATGCAggctccccagctgcaggaatcACACTTAAAGCAGCAAAACCATGAAGGTCGCAAAGACTCTGCCAAGAGGGCCGTTCAGGATGACCTTCTGCTTTCCACAGCAAAGAGGCAAAAGCAGTGCCAGACAGCACCCATAAGGCTTGAGGGGATGGCCCTGATGAACCGAACACCAGAGGGTATTGCTGATCAGACACAGATGCTGGTTGGACAGATTCCTCCTAATTCATCCAATTCAGTGGCACCAGTGAGCAATCAAGGGCACGCTGATGGCCTCAATAGGTTATTCCCACCTAACAGCAATTTCGTAACGCCGGCTTTGAGACAAACTGAAGTTCAGTGTGGTTCTCAGCCACCACTTTCCgagcagccaggccaggcagggcagcacttGCAGCCAATTCAACATGTCCCTGGCCAAGGCATCTCTCACCTTCACAGTAATCACCCGTacctgaagcagcagcaggcggGGCAGTTGAGAGACAGGCACCACTTGTACCAGCTGCAGCACCACGTCACTCACGGGGAAAACTCAGTCCACTCTCAACCCCACAGTGTTCACCAACAGCGAACGATACAGCAGGAGGTGCAGATGCAAAAGAAACGAAATCTCATCCAGGGAACGCAAGCCACACAGCTTTCTCTGCAGCAAAAACACCATGGAAGTGATCAAACACGGCAGAAAGGTGGTCAGCCCCATCCTCACCACCaacaaatgcagcagcagatgcagcagcaCTTTGGAGCTTCTCAGCCTGAAAAGAACTGTGAAAATCCTGCTACAAGCAGAAACCACCATAACCACCCTCAGAGCCATATCAATCAGGATATTATGCATCAACAGCAACAGGATGTTGGCAGCAGACAGCAAGGTTCCACTTCAGAACACGTGTCAGGGCACAATCAGATGCAAAGACTTATGACTTCAAGGGGCTTAGAGCAGCAAATGGTGTCCCAGGCCAGTATCGTAACCAGACCATCAGATATGACATGCACCCCTCACAGGCAGGAAAGAAACAGAGTTTCCAGCTACTCTGCTGAGGCTCTCATTGGGAAGACACCCTCTAATTCGGAGCAGAGAATAGGGATATCTCTCCAAGGCCCTAGGGTTTCTGACCAGCTTGAAATGAGAAGCTATCTAGATGTTTCTAGAAGTAAAGGGTTGGCGATTCATAATATGCAGGGCCGCTTGTCGGTCGACCATACAGTTGGCTCAGATGTGCAGCGTCTTTCTGACTGCCAGACATTTAAGCCCTCTGGACCCAATCAACAACCGACAGGCAATTTCGATGTGCAGGCTTCAAGAAACAGTGAAATTGGCAATTCTGTGTCATCCCTCCGGGGCATGCAGTCACAAGCGTTCCGAATCGGTCAGAATGCTGCGCCATCCATAGAGAGGCAGAAGAGACTGCCCTACCAGCCACTACAGGGTATTCCAACCGGGAATACCCTGCCATCAAGGGAAAATGAGAACACGTGCCACCAAAGTTTCATGCAGAGTTTGCTCGCCCCTCACCTTGGAGATCAAGTCAGTGGAAGCCAAAGGTCAATCCCAGAACATCAAAGGAACACGCAGTGTGGTGCCTCCTCCACAATCGAGTACAACTGTCCCCCAGCACGGGAGAGTGTCCACATCCGAAGGGATGGTGAtggccagagcagggaaagctgtGACATGTCCATTGGAGCAATTAACACAAGGAACACTTCACTGACTATTCCTTTTTCGAGTTCTTCTTCCTCAGGAGACATTCAGGGTCGCAATACAAGCCCAAACATCTCTGTGCAGAAGTCCAACCCCATGAGGATGTCGGACAGTCATGGAACTAAGAACCATATGAATACACCCGTTTCCAGCAATATGCATGGAGTTGTGAGGCCAACTCACCCTCACCCTGCAGTGTCTCATGGGAATGGCGAGCAAGGGCAGCCTTCTGTTCGTCAGCCCAATTCTTCGGTCACTCAGCGCTCGAGGCATCCTCTGCAAGACAATGGAGGTTCTAAAATACGTCAGCCCGAAAGGAATCGATCAGGAAATCAGAGACATGGAAATGTCTTTGACCCTAGTCTTCCCCATCTTCCTCTGTCCACCAGTGGCAGCATGATCCTTGGGCGCCAACAGTCCACGATAGAAAAAAGAGGAAGCATTGTCCGATTTATGTCTGATGGCCCTCAAGTGTCCAACGATAATGCGGCCCCTGACCAACATACTCTCTCCCAGAATTTTGGATTCCCTTTTATTCCGGAGGGTGGCATGAATCCACCAATAAATGCTAATGCTTCTTTCATCCCACCAGTCACTCAGCCTAGTGCCACTCGGACACCAGCTCTAATCCCAGTTGATCCTCAGAATACACTGCCATCCTTCTATCCACCTTACTCTCCTGCCCACCCTACCCTCTCCAATGACATTTCTATCCCTTACTTTCCCAATCAAATGTTTCCAAACCCAAGCGCGGAGAAGCCGAGCAGTGGAGGTTTAAACAATCGATTTGGATCCATTTTGTCTCCTCCCAGGCCTGTTGGTTTTGCTCAGCcaagttttcctttgcttccagATATGCCACCAATGCACATGACTAACACATCTCACTTATCCAATTTTAACTTAACTTCTTTGTTTCCAGAAATAGCCACAGCTCTTCCTCCAGATGGCTCAGCAATGTCGCCTTTGCTTTCCATTGCAAACACATCTGCTTCAGACTCTTCCAAGCAGCCCTCAAACCGCCCTGCCCACAATATAAGCCATATTTTAGGTCATGACTGCAGCTCAGCTGTATGA